The following proteins are encoded in a genomic region of Drosophila willistoni isolate 14030-0811.24 chromosome 3R, UCI_dwil_1.1, whole genome shotgun sequence:
- the LOC6651309 gene encoding protein distal antenna has product MNIRMGTKGKRPLRSLTPRDKIHAIQRIHDGESKASVARDIGVPESTLRGWCKNEDKLRFMSRQSAADKMCADALVDKLDGGSGGLLGPPEKRQRLDSSLPLNFSNKMKFDELAFKRSPLNGLDYSANKNLSDLNFNGLPVDYASFNGGGVKNKVFGADINRPADPSLNAISPLSSLTHLSGLTGLSQSPLAISFNELTSNLNLLAQLNPGLAAMSGLNSFAATTNSLRNTKPSGNPNQPQVASPRSESGGDRERTPGLSVKNWAKQKLSSSAAPGDSGCTLNLMTQDDTKGGDIKSPSSSLAPSHVGGVMPLSNLPDDPLFYWLKSQQTMLGLNSLYPAPVALGVTSPPIRSSTPQQMNQHAHTPPMPSAPLTPSSTPSGSLDDKNTAWYNWCKAFGASLHSMNPNAATLAAFQANALQHPGIANTADISNIADMAKTPYDNILYSHLTKEAGTPSVRSLSSNEHNQMDQNDAASDPDPDTEMEGEIEASGKPEDLSASCKVASPPSSPILNSVQNEHSSEPHAEPGAASPKSNTRDNSSSGEGKDMLSNMLYKIGGMKSNMPISVEASCESETSLIGDAQHHNNNDVSASNNNNNNNSNKTDEEERSKYLDYASDMDNDDVVAIRHGEKFLQWLENCSNPRVTAVQLMQLRFLIAAIKSSNEPQASGNAVENELNSQEDTSKNKIRRRK; this is encoded by the coding sequence ATGAATATACGAATGGGTACGAAGGGCAAGCGTCCATTGCGTAGCTTGACCCCCAGAGACAAGATCCATGCCATACAGCGTATCCACGATGGCGAATCAAAGGCCTCGGTGGCCCGGGATATTGGCGTGCCCGAGTCAACACTGCGCGGTTGGTGCAAAAACGAAGACAAGCTCCGCTTCATGTCACGTCAGTCGGCAGCCGATAAGATGTGCGCCGATGCGCTGGTGGATAAGCTAGATGGCGGATCGGGAGGATTGCTGGGACCACCAGAGAAACGTCAGCGCTTAGATTCATCACTGCCACTAAACTTCTCCAACAAAATGAAGTTCGATGAGCTGGCGTTCAAGCGATCTCCCTTGAATGGCTTGGACTACAGTGCAAATAAAAACTTGtccgatttaaatttcaatggTTTGCCCGTGGACTATGCCAGCTTCAATGGTGGCGGGGTCAAGAATAAAGTGTTTGGTGCAGATATCAATCGACCCGCCGATCCCTCGCTCAATGCCATCAGTCCCCTATCGAGCTTGACGCACCTTTCGGGTCTCACCGGCTTATCGCAGTCCCCACTTGCAATTAGCTTTAACGAGCTAACATCAAACCTCAATTTGTTGGCGCAACTTAATCCCGGCTTGGCGGCCATGTCCGGACTCAATAGCTTTGCGGCCACAACTAACAGCTTACGCAACACAAAACCGAGCGGAAACCCGAACCAGCCCCAAGTGGCTAGTCCTCGTAGTGAGAGTGGGGGGGATCGCGAACGAACCCCCGGACTATCGGTTAAGAATTGGGCAAAGCAAAAACTATCATCATCTGCCGCTCCAGGCGATTCTGGCTgcacattaaatttaatgactCAGGATGACACGAAAGGCGGTGACATTAAAAGCCCGAGTTCGTCGTTGGCTCCATCGCATGTTGGCGGTGTAATGCCATTGTCCAATTTGCCCGATGACCCACTCTTTTACTGGCTGAAATCCCAGCAAACAATGCTGGGGCTTAATAGTCTTTATCCGGCTCCTGTCGCCTTGGGAGTCACAAGTCCGCCAATTCGTTCGTCCACCCCCCAGCAGATGAATCAGCATGCCCACACACCACCAATGCCTTCAGCACCGCTGACACCATCATCCACACCCTCTGGCAGCCTGGATGATAAGAACACAGCTTGGTACAATTGGTGCAAAGCCTTTGGTGCTAGTCTCCACTCCATGAATCCAAATGCAGCCACATTAGCTGCCTTCCAGGCGAATGCCCTGCAGCATCCAGGCATCGCCAATACTGCTGATATCTCAAATATTGCCGATATGGCAAAGACCCCGTACGATAATATACTCTACTCACATCTAACGAAAGAGGCTGGAACTCCGTCAGTGCGCAGTCTGTCATCGAATGAACACAATCAAATGGACCAAAATGATGCGGCCTCCGATCCCGATCCAGACACCGAGATGGAAGGTGAAATTGAAGCCTCTGGCAAACCAGAGGATTTGTCTGCATCGTGTAAGGTAGCTAGTCCCCCTTCCAGTCCTATCTTGAATTCAGTTCAGAACGAACATAGCTCCGAACCGCATGCTGAGCCAGGTGCAGCGAGTCCCAAGAGCAATACCAGAGACAATAGTTCGAGTGGGGAGGGCAAGGACATGCTTAGCAATATGCTCTATAAAATCGGCGGCATGAAATCAAACATGCCCATTAGCGTTGAGGCTAGTTGCGAGTCCGAGACTAGTTTAATTGGCGATGCCCAACACCATAATAACAACGATGTTAGTGCTagtaataacaataataacaataactcAAACAAAACCgatgaggaagaaagatcCAAATATTTGGACTACGCTTCTGATATGGACAACGATGATGTGGTGGCCATCAGGCATGGCGAGAAATTTCTACAGTGGCTGGAAAATTGTAGTAATCCCCGTGTCACAGCCGTTCAACTGATGCAACTTAGATTCCTCATTGCGGCAATTAAGTCTAGCAATGAACCCCAGGCGAGTGGCAATGCAGTCGAAAACGAACTAAACTCTCAAGAGGACActagtaaaaacaaaattcgTCGTCGCAAATAG
- the LOC6651311 gene encoding uncharacterized protein LOC6651311 encodes MSSGCQTFLLSDYPRNACVRLCQLGLISAPDRRRKGIKARAATERTSLCRVLSYDAHTIFLNMAQTILSLLIFSLFSAQQASMAFYIKNTADIAKARTDDWSVFQSTLGLSQQKLDLLKSQKDQHATKELLNRFISENPKYAAVQKHQKSDRFLKFYRLLVANLKGSKSMLKTSLNFELADRPLKPLKRARRKIAVKMVSDMPSERVDDLIKMFYQKHGIRSDYDSDDHNGDSDYNESDMPQEMPTGSNGESDYAYDNLYDDEGDVGLTAKSRQNSEYGSFQDLIMQAKRNEWERKSEETKLHSSSDDDYI; translated from the exons ATGTCTAGCGGGTGTCAAACGTTCCTTTTGTCTGATTATCCACGCAATGCTTGTGTGCGGTTATGTCAATTAGGGCTAATCAGTGCTCCTGATCGTCGCAGGAAAGGTATAAAAGCGAGAGCCGCCACAGAGAGGACATCACTTTGCAGAGTTCTGTCTTACGACGCACACACGATCTTCTTAAATATGGCTCAAACCATTCTCAGCCTATTAATATTTTCGCTGTTCTCAGCGCAGCAGGCATCAATGgctttttatataaaaaacacgGCGGATATTGCAAAAGCCCGCACGGATGACTGGAGCGTTTTCCAGAGCACACTTGGATTATCACAGCAGAAAT TGGACCTTTTAAAATCACAAAAGGATCAGCATGCCACAAAGGAGCTACTAAATCGGTTTATATCGGAAAATCCTAAATATGCTGCTGTACAAAAGCATCAAAAAAGTGATAGATTTCTCAAATTTTATCGCCTATTGGTGGCCAACCTAAAAGGATCGAAGAGTATGCTGAAAACTTCTTTGAATTTTGAACTGGCGGATAGGCCTTTAAAGCCATTGAAGCGAGCTCGTCGTAAAATTGCTGTAAAAATGGTATCTGATATGCCATCTGAACGAGTTGATGATTTGATCAAGATGTTCTATCAGAAACACGGCATACGATCCGACTACGACAGTGATGATCACAATGGTGACAGTGACTATAACGAATCCGATATGCCGCAGGAAATGCCCACAGGCTCAAATGGCGAGTCAGACTATGCCTATGACAATCTCTACGATGATGAGGGCGATGTAGGACTCACAGCCAAGTCACGACAGAATTCGGAATATGGATCCTTCCAGGACCTGATAATGCAAGCCAAACGAAATGAATGGGAACGCAAGAGTGAGGAAACCAAATTGCATAGCTCCAGCGATGAcgattatatttaa
- the LOC6651312 gene encoding tyrosine kinase receptor Cad96Ca codes for MDYHHDRPETCLNHSVTRRSSSSSFVINRTSLLLAITVITAAIVSICLQQAEAQDQNAPPILYVRDRNWRIPETEKVGQVIQRVSGEDPDRDDLLFGIEPRISPQPGSNGNVPSALPFRIDPDTGVVYLNESLAGRAGENFLIYITVSDGHYTAKTEVFINILGPQENNFNYRSPSSSISHVVHNISKFLPTFGSLPGVQSIRNGQPYANRPSNNFPPSLTGYEQPILPYYHPVIPTTSTVNEHAENSDEESASKSSAPPPVTTSTTPRSRTKLTPIGATKPVQTVESEGKTTYFTIKSTTIPIIVTVCGFLAVMAALFGYLCRRRLCAISKNLKKSKEKEELARKSNQSQLSSTLTDDSRNSMVMQQWNGPVAFANRYVPWERDQQLAMTATSQLSTSAANGGDASAVPPTSGASPQAGCVGPATGYGHGVDANSDRWEFPRHRLKFFNILGEGAFGQVWRCEANELNGSEGVTTVAVKTLKESATGVEKKDLLSELEVMKSLEPHINVVQLLGCCTDKDPTFVILEYVNRGKLQTYLRNSRAERHYGNTHGKSNILTSGDLTSFMYQVAKGMDYLTSRGIIHRDLAARNILITDDHTCKVADFGFARDVVTSKIYERKSEGKLPIRWMATESLYDNIFSAKSDIWSFGILMWEIVTLGSTPYPGISAADVMRKVRDGYRLEKPEHCRRELYNIMYYCWSQDPQERPMFAEIIQMLDKLLHTEMDYIELERFPDHNYYNIVNLSGEKL; via the exons ATGGATTATCATCATGACCGACCTGAAACCTGCCTCAACCACTCAGTGACTAGGAGAAGCTCATCATCGTCGTTTGTAATAAATAGAACCAGTTTATTGCTGGCCATAACAGTTATTACAGCGGCAATCGTTTCAATATGCTTACAACAAG CTGAGGCTCAAGATCAAAACGCACCGCCCATTCTATATGTAAGGGATCGCAATTGGCGTATTCCTGAAACTGAGAAAGTGGGTCAAGTAATCCAACGAGTAAGTGGCGAAGATCCCGATCGAGATGATCTCTTGTTTGGCATCGAGCCGCGTATTTCTCCACAACCTGGAAGTAATGGAAACGTTCCAAGTGCTTTACCATTTCGCATTGATCCCGACACGGGAGTTGTCTATCTCAACGAGAGTCTGGCCGGCCGG GCTGGCGAGAATTTCCTAATCTACATCACTGTCTCCGATGGACATTATACGGCAAAAACAGAAGTTTTCATTAATATATTGGGTCCACAGGAGAATAACTTTAATTATCGCTCGCCATCGTCGTCAATATCACATGTGGTGCATAATATATCGAAATTTTTGCCAACATTTGGTAGTTTGCCCGGAGTTCAGTCAATTAGAAATGGCCAACCATATGCTAATCGACCATCCAATAATTTCCCACCAAGTCTCACTGGCTATGAGCAACCAATATTGCCCTATTACCATCCCGTAATACCAACTACCTCCACAGTGAATGAACATGCAGAGAACAGTGACGAGGAGAGCGCATCGAAATCGTCTGCTCCGCCACCAGTTACTACCTCGACCACGCCAAGAAGTCGCACCAAATTGACACCTATCGGGGCCACAAAGCCGGTGCAAACAGTGGAAAGCGAGGGGAAAACAACATATTTTACGATTAAATCAACTACGATTCCAATAATTGTCACTGTCTGCGGATTTTTGGCTGTGATGGCAGCTTTATTCGGTTATCTGTGTCGTCGACGACTGTGCGCCATCAGCAAGAATCTGAAGAAGTCAAAGGAGAAAGAGGAGCTGGCCAGAAAATCGAATCAAAGTCAACTGAGCAGCACTCTGACTGATGACAGCCGCAATTCGATGGTGATGCAACAGTGGAATGGTCCGGTGGCATTTGCCAATCGTTATGTGCCTTGGGAGAGGGATCAGCAGCTTGCCATGACT GCAACGTCTCAGCTATCAACAAGTGCCGCAAATGGTGGTGACGCTTCCGCGGTGCCTCCCACTAGTGGCGCCAGTCCTCAGGCTGGTTGTGTGGGTCCTGCTACAGGATATGGCCATGGTGTCGATGCCAACAGCGATCGTTGGGAATTCCCAAGGCACCGATTAAAGTTTTTCAACATATTAGGCGAGGGAGCCTTTGGACAAGTATGGCGTTGTGAGGCCAACGAATTGAATG GATCCGAAGGGGTGACAACGGTAGCCGTAAAAACGTTAAAGGAAAGTGCAACTGGAGTTGAGAAAAAAGACTTACTCTCCGAGTTAGAG GTAATGAAGTCACTGGAACCTCACATCAATGTGGTTCAATTATTGGGCTGTTGCACAGATAAGGATCCAACTTTTGTAATACTCGAATACGTGAATCGTGGAAAATTACAAACTTATTTACGCAATTCAAGGGCCGAAAG ACATTATGGAAACACACATGGAAAGTCGAATATCCTGACGTCAGGTGATTTAACATCGTTTATGTATCAAGTTGCTAAGGGAATGGATTATCTGACATCGCGTGGA ATTATTCACAGAGATTTGGCGGCTCGTAATATTCTCATAACCGACGATCACACATGCAAAGTGGCTGATTTTGGATTTGCACGGGATGTAGTCACATCTAAGATATATGAACGCAAAAGTGAAGGCAAACTGCCCATACG atGGATGGCCACTGAGTCGCTGTATGATAATATATTTTCTGCGAAATCGGATATCTGGAGTTTTGGCATTTTAATGTGGGAGATTGTTACACTCGGATCGACGCCCTATCCTGGCATATCAGCTGCCGATGTCATGCGCAAG GTAAGAGACGGCTATCGTCTCGAAAAACCTGAACATTGTCGCCGAGAGCTCTACAATATAATGTATTATTGCTGGTCGCAAGATCCCCAGGAGCGTCCCATGTTTGCAGAAATAATACAGATGCTCGATAAATTACTGCACACGGAGATGGATTATATTGAGTTGGAACGATTTCCTGATCACAACTATTATAATATCGTTAATCTCAGTGGTGAAAAACTCTAA